The Bos javanicus breed banteng chromosome 21, ARS-OSU_banteng_1.0, whole genome shotgun sequence genome includes a region encoding these proteins:
- the AHNAK2 gene encoding protein AHNAK2, translating to MELGPGGLRARGGVGSGTPEPTACLGGWRGPRVYTGRSGPAGPGQDFCVCGSSRVASHPMLMMGRLHWLRVASSTTPLTLADALVPRSHQPCRAQLRGPRGQGVLGGGRARCGGEEPGGQTQGAGSLDLHFGASWEDVCLVSGRQLQPGEPDAESEEERSVTAEPGPELIRPRPQGSSPVYEYVTEGDGFRLPEDAPRRRRSWWKRDSGDSRTLSRMSRLESTQDGTEVTLKTDVEAGASGYSVTGGGDQGIFVKQVLKDSSAAKLFSLREGDQLLSTTIFFDNIKYEDALKILQYSEPYKVQFKIRRKLPAGVAEPGPKVGEEQDQDVADGCTETPTKTLQGDGDQQRLLPTPREGRGRRAQRERLSWPKFQALKGKRGPRRSHSSSEAYERGQGPDLSPASTDTEARLPAEEQAQEEEPGSQRRRRFPSLRLRVGSGKGPSGRGDQGGAGPAELLEDAGPSEAEQEAIGVAEEAEGPKEPALPGQGPTGDGAGPAPRLRRKKTQARGPQETLAEEQTEAGTAPGETREGAAEDTQGPQLGTARLSLKGSADQGTYQNGQPEFRIRITSLKTPKFKVAREGVPEEAEGTAPVRWGSWWTRVSTDHSRATGDDEGDTESQTMTRPQETQRTKREGGGEEGAEQKQGDDSKGGEQETEETEGRTRILKFKLPSFGWSPAKEGKGEKTTQIQETDKQKQTSVTGGTIDVEEKGKDGHGRDSRFKFKMPSFGVSAPSKAVEAAVDVSLPKAQAEATLPSVQADVKPGEVRVELPAAELEVKAAEVGVKLPEGHLPEAELKEGAAGVGIKAHLPKVQMPSVKLPKVDIKAPQVDIKGPKLDLKGAKAEVAAPDVEVSLPSVEVDTQAPGAKLEGDLSLGDKEVAARDSKFKMPKFKMPSFGVSAPSKAVEAAVDVSLPKAQAEATLPSVQADVKPGEVRVELPAAELEVKAAEVGVKLPEGHLPEAELKEGAAGVGIKAHLPKVQMPSVKLPKVDIKAPQVDIKGPKLDLKGAKAEVAAPDVEVSLPSVEVDTQAPGAKLEGDLSLGDKEVAARDSKFKMPKFKMPSFGVSAPSKAVEAAVDVSLPKAQAEATLPSVQADVKPGEVRVELPAAELEVKAAEVGVKLPEGHLPEAELKEGAAGVGIKAHLPKVQMPSVKLPKVDIKAPQVDIKGPKLDLKGAKAEVAAPDVEVSLPSVEVDTQAPGAKLEGDLSLGDKEVAARDSKFKMPKFKMPSFGVSAPSKAVEAAVDVSLPKAQAEATLPSVQADVKPGEVRVELPAAELEVKAAEVGVKLPEGHLPEAELKEGAAGVGIKAHLPKVQMPSVKLPKVDIKAPQVDIKGPKLDLKGAKAEVAAPDVEVSLPSVEVDTQAPGAKLEGDLSLGDKEVAARDSKFKMPKFKMPSFGVSAPSKAVEAAVDVSLPKAQAEATLPSVQADVKPGEVRVELPAAELEVKAAEVGVKLPEGHLPEAELKEGAAGVGIKAHLPKVQMPSVKLPKVDIKAPQVDIKGPKLDLKGAKAEVAAPDVEVSLPSVEVDTQAPGAKLEGDLSLGDKEVAARDSKFKMPKFKMPSFGVSAPSKAVEAAVDVSLPKAQAEATLPSVQADVKPGEVRVELPAAELEVKAAEVGVKLPEGHLPEAELKEGAAGVGIKAHLPKVQMPSVKLPKVDIKAPQVDIKGPKLDLKGAKAEVAAPDVEVSLPSVEVDTQAPGAKLEGDLSLGDKEVAARDSKFKMPKFKMPSFGVSAPSKAVEAAVDVSLPKAQAEATLPSVQADVKPGEVRVELPAAELEVKAAEVGVKLPEGHLPEAELKEGAAGVGIKAHLPKVQMPSVKLPKVDIKAPQVDIKGPKLDLKGAKAEVAAPDVEVSLPSVEVDTQAPGAKLEGDLSLGDKEVAARDSKFKMPKFKMPSFGVSAPSKAVEAAVDVSLPKAQAEATLPSVQADVKPGEVRVELPAAELEVKAAEVGVKLPEGHLPEAELKEGAAGVGIKAHLPKVQMPSVKLPKVDIKAPQVDIKGPKLDLKGAKAEVAAPDVEVSLPSVEVDTQAPGAKLEGDLSLGDKEVAARDSKFKMPKFKMPSFGVSAPSKAVEAAVDVSLPKAQAEATLPSVQADVKPGEVRVELPAAELEVKAAEVGVKLPEGHLPEAELKEGAAGVGIKAHLPKVQMPSVKLPKVDIKAPQVDIKGPKLDLKGAKAEVAAPDVEVSLPSVEVDTQAPGAKLEGDLSLGDKEVAARDSKFKMPKFKMPSFGVSAPSKAVEAAVDVSLPKAQAEATLPSVQADVKPGEVRVELPAAELEVKAAEVGVKLPEGHLPEAELKEGAAGVGIKAHLPKVQMPSVKLPKVDIKAPQVDIKGPKLDLKGAKAEVAAPDVEVSLPSVEVDTQAPGAKLEGDLSLGDKEAAARGRTFRTEDDVKIHVRKPHFKFPALFSSPGKSLRSSTLVEGDPQLSLPSSVSDVDPALPDVSSHKLSLPCPRVGWPGTSSGSLDVSSSHAESSAVPPEAVTLIKYQMPVPDAPHFPPEIPSCSQDDRESPATLPPDESFPRPPGSPAGPVDPLFLASYGRVTFPKFHRPKFGFSSPEAADSAVDVQAAERPPALCLPSDAQGLDSARGLPLADRSQEHGSGDVSAGLPHGEGTAQSPGDPLQPSCRASAVDAPTERSTAAPGGWFRMPALHLPIIRRPAREKGMPGAPSPTPAAHALGEEGPALIKAQGPLGSEVEAPEPLEPAEKSTSHAGVLKINLDGRGSTPHLPPPGAPPAGLSTSEVRVRPGEGSLPLQMPSGALLETEAPPAGPAGLDLARGEGRTERWSSQPEGPVKLKVSSTDGPSQVSVVSVGQPWEGSVVTVKLPRLSMPRFAFPDPGSEADVFIPAVREVQCTGSSLDDALRTESVGAWGASILKAGPGTPREQPVAFDLSPEASRVRVHIHGARGEGTRVGIHGGVMAEPADPSGPEAVSTQIVRESEIPASEIQTASYGFSLLKVKIPEPPTQGRVQDSRLTGGLQEASEDTAPGTDPVSGDLQPDTGEPFEVISSGVSIPRGPALTTNLYSGHPGTESCSDEEPAEILEFPPEEDSEEAAAGLAEGDQAPKEKPEGKRSSGLFRFWLPSIGFSSSSEETGADSKDEAHGPAPAQTPPEAEPPKKPEKAGWFRFPKLGFSSSPTKKSKSSEEEAAPAEQKLQEEAATFFDAHESFSPEDREETVPGAGAMVTSRARTELILLEPDPGALVEPAPGPAAQ from the exons TCCACGCAGGATGGGACAGAAGTGACACTGAAGACGGACGTGGAGGCTGGAGCCAGCGGCTACAGTGTCACGGGCGGTGGGGACCAGGGCATCTTTGTCAAGCAAGTGCTGAAGGACTCGTCAGCTGCCAAGCTCTTCAGCCTGAGAGAAG GGGATCAACTACTCAGCACAACGATATTCTTCGACAACATTAAATATGAAGATgctctcaaaatccttcagtaCTCAGAGCCCTACAAGGTTCAGTTCAAAATCAGACGGAAGCTTCCTGCCGGAGTGGCCGAGCCTGGCCCGAAGGTCGGCGAGGAGCAG GACCAGGATGTCGCTGACGGGTGCACGGAGACCCCCACGAAGACGCTGCAGGGTGACGGAGACCAGCAGAGGCTCCTCCCCACAcccagggagggcaggggccGGCGAGCCCAGCGGGAGCGGCTTTCCTGGCCCAAGTTCCAAGCACTGAAGGGCAAACGAGGGCCCCGGAGGTCGCACAGCTCCTCGGAGGCCTACGAGCGGGGGCAGGGGCCCGACCTGTCTCCCGCAAGCACAGACACAGAGGCCCGGCTCCCTGCGGAGGAgcaggcccaggaggaggagcCGGGCAGCCAGCGGAGGAGACGGTTCCCCAGCCTGAGGCTCAGGGTGGGCTCAGGGAAGGGCCCGTCGGGCAGGGGCGACCAGGGCGGAGCAGGCCCAGCTGAGCTGCTGGAGGACGCAGGGCCCTCGGAGGCCGAACAAGAGGCCATCGGGGTGGCTGAGGAGGCTGAGGGGCCCAAGGAGCCTGCACTGCCTGGCCAGGGACCCACAGGCGACGGGGCGGGCCCCGCACCCAGACTGCgaaggaagaaaacacaggccAGGGGCCCGCAGGAGACTCTTGCGGAGGAACAAACAGAGGCGGGGACAGCCCCAGGCGAGACCAGGGAGGGAGCCGCGGAGGACACTCAGGGGCCACAGCTGGGCACTGCCAGGCTGTCTCTGAAGGGCTCCGCAGACCAGGGCACCTACCAGAACGGCCAGCCAGAATTCCGCATCCGCATAACCAGCTTAAAGACACCCAAGTTCAAGGTGGCCAGAGAAGGAGTACCGGAGGAGGCAGAGGGCACAGCCCCGGTGCGCTGGGGAAGTTGGTGGACACGGGTCTCTACCGACCACTCCAGGGCCACGGGTGACGACGAAGGGGACACAGAGTCACAGACGATGACGAGACCACAAGAAACACAGCGGACAAAacgagagggaggaggagaggagggcgcGGAGCAGAAGCAGGGAGATGACAGCAAGGGAGGGGAACAAGAAACGGAGGAGACGGAAGGAAGGACAAGAATCCTGAAGTTCAAGCTGCCGTCATTCGGGTGGTCACCAGCCaaggagggaaaaggagaaaaaacgaCACAAATTCaggaaacagataaacaaaaacaaaccagcgTCACAGGAGGGACTATAGACGTCGAGGAAAAGGGTAAAGACGGTCACGGCAGAGACAGCAGGTTCAAGTTCAAGATGCCGTCCTTCGGCGTGTCGGCGCCCAGCAAGGCCGTCGAGGCCGCCGTGGACGTGTCCCTGCCCAAGGCCCAGGCCGAGGCGACCCTGCCCTCGGTGCAGGCCGACGTCAAGCCCGGTGAGGTCCGCGTGGAGCTGCCCGCGGCCGAGCTGGAGGTCAAGGCCGCCGAGGTGGGCGTCAAGCTGCCGGAGGGCCACCTGCCCGAAGCCGAGCTCAAGGAAGGGGCGGCGGGAGTCGGGATCAAGGCCCACCTGCCCAAGGTGCAGATGCCCAGCGTCAAGCTGCCCAAGGTGGACATCAAGGCCCCGCAGGTGGACATCAAGGGGCCCAAGCTGGACCTGAAGGGCGCCAAGGCCGAGGTGGCCGCCCCCGACGTGGAGGTGTCGCTGCCCAGCGTGGAGGTGGACACCCAGGCCCCGGGCGCCAAGCTGGAGGGCGACCTGTCCCTGGGGGACAAGGAGGTGGCCGCCAGAGACAGCAAGTTCAAAATGCCCAAGTTCAAGATGCCGTCCTTCGGCGTGTCGGCGCCCAGCAAGGCCGTCGAGGCCGCCGTGGACGTGTCCCTGCCCAAGGCCCAGGCCGAGGCGACCCTGCCCTCGGTGCAGGCCGACGTCAAGCCCGGTGAGGTCCGCGTGGAGCTGCCCGCGGCCGAGCTGGAGGTCAAGGCCGCCGAGGTGGGCGTCAAGCTGCCGGAGGGCCACCTGCCCGAAGCCGAGCTCAAGGAAGGGGCGGCGGGAGTCGGGATCAAGGCCCACCTGCCCAAGGTGCAGATGCCCAGCGTCAAGCTGCCCAAGGTGGACATCAAGGCCCCGCAGGTGGACATCAAGGGGCCCAAGCTGGACCTGAAGGGCGCCAAGGCCGAGGTGGCCGCCCCCGACGTGGAGGTGTCGCTGCCCAGCGTGGAGGTGGACACCCAGGCCCCGGGCGCCAAGCTGGAGGGCGACCTGTCCCTGGGGGACAAGGAGGTGGCCGCCAGAGACAGCAAGTTCAAAATGCCCAAGTTCAAGATGCCGTCCTTCGGCGTGTCGGCGCCCAGCAAGGCCGTCGAGGCCGCCGTGGACGTGTCCCTGCCCAAGGCCCAGGCCGAGGCGACCCTGCCCTCGGTGCAGGCCGACGTCAAGCCCGGTGAGGTCCGCGTGGAGCTGCCCGCGGCCGAGCTGGAGGTCAAGGCCGCCGAGGTGGGCGTCAAGCTGCCGGAGGGCCACCTGCCCGAAGCCGAGCTCAAGGAAGGGGCGGCGGGAGTCGGGATCAAGGCCCACCTGCCCAAGGTGCAGATGCCCAGCGTCAAGCTGCCCAAGGTGGACATCAAGGCCCCGCAGGTGGACATCAAGGGGCCCAAGCTGGACCTGAAGGGCGCCAAGGCCGAGGTGGCCGCCCCCGACGTGGAGGTGTCGCTGCCCAGCGTGGAGGTGGACACCCAGGCCCCGGGCGCCAAGCTGGAGGGCGACCTGTCCCTGGGGGACAAGGAGGTGGCCGCCAGAGACAGCAAGTTCAAAATGCCCAAGTTCAAGATGCCGTCCTTCGGCGTGTCGGCGCCCAGCAAGGCCGTCGAGGCCGCCGTGGACGTGTCCCTGCCCAAGGCCCAGGCCGAGGCGACCCTGCCCTCGGTGCAGGCCGACGTCAAGCCCGGTGAGGTCCGCGTGGAGCTGCCCGCGGCCGAGCTGGAGGTCAAGGCCGCCGAGGTGGGCGTCAAGCTGCCGGAGGGCCACCTGCCCGAAGCCGAGCTCAAGGAAGGGGCGGCGGGAGTCGGGATCAAGGCCCACCTGCCCAAGGTGCAGATGCCCAGCGTCAAGCTGCCCAAGGTGGACATCAAGGCCCCGCAGGTGGACATCAAGGGGCCCAAGCTGGACCTGAAGGGCGCCAAGGCCGAGGTGGCCGCCCCCGACGTGGAGGTGTCGCTGCCCAGCGTGGAGGTGGACACCCAGGCCCCGGGCGCCAAGCTGGAGGGCGACCTGTCCCTGGGGGACAAGGAGGTGGCCGCCAGAGACAGCAAGTTCAAAATGCCCAAGTTCAAGATGCCGTCCTTCGGCGTGTCGGCGCCCAGCAAGGCCGTCGAGGCCGCCGTGGACGTGTCCCTGCCCAAGGCCCAGGCCGAGGCGACCCTGCCCTCGGTGCAGGCCGACGTCAAGCCCGGTGAGGTCCGCGTGGAGCTGCCCGCGGCCGAGCTGGAGGTCAAGGCCGCCGAGGTGGGCGTCAAGCTGCCGGAGGGCCACCTGCCCGAAGCCGAGCTCAAGGAAGGGGCGGCGGGAGTCGGGATCAAGGCCCACCTGCCCAAGGTGCAGATGCCCAGCGTCAAGCTGCCCAAGGTGGACATCAAGGCCCCGCAGGTGGACATCAAGGGGCCCAAGCTGGACCTGAAGGGCGCCAAGGCCGAGGTGGCCGCCCCCGACGTGGAGGTGTCGCTGCCCAGCGTGGAGGTGGACACCCAGGCCCCGGGCGCCAAGCTGGAGGGCGACCTGTCCCTGGGGGACAAGGAGGTGGCCGCCAGAGACAGCAAGTTCAAAATGCCCAAGTTCAAGATGCCGTCCTTCGGCGTGTCGGCGCCCAGCAAGGCCGTCGAGGCCGCCGTGGACGTGTCCCTGCCCAAGGCCCAGGCCGAGGCGACCCTGCCCTCGGTGCAGGCCGACGTCAAGCCCGGTGAGGTCCGCGTGGAGCTGCCCGCGGCCGAGCTGGAGGTCAAGGCCGCCGAGGTGGGCGTCAAGCTGCCGGAGGGCCACCTGCCCGAAGCCGAGCTCAAGGAAGGGGCGGCGGGAGTCGGGATCAAGGCCCACCTGCCCAAGGTGCAGATGCCCAGCGTCAAGCTGCCCAAGGTGGACATCAAGGCCCCGCAGGTGGACATCAAGGGGCCCAAGCTGGACCTGAAGGGCGCCAAGGCCGAGGTGGCCGCCCCCGACGTGGAGGTGTCGCTGCCCAGCGTGGAGGTGGACACCCAGGCCCCGGGCGCCAAGCTGGAGGGCGACCTGTCCCTGGGGGACAAGGAGGTGGCCGCCAGAGACAGCAAGTTCAAAATGCCCAAGTTCAAGATGCCGTCCTTCGGCGTGTCGGCGCCCAGCAAGGCCGTCGAGGCCGCCGTGGACGTGTCCCTGCCCAAGGCCCAGGCCGAGGCGACCCTGCCCTCGGTGCAGGCCGACGTCAAGCCCGGTGAGGTCCGCGTGGAGCTGCCCGCGGCCGAGCTGGAGGTCAAGGCCGCCGAGGTGGGCGTCAAGCTGCCGGAGGGCCACCTGCCCGAAGCCGAGCTCAAGGAAGGGGCGGCGGGAGTCGGGATCAAGGCCCACCTGCCCAAGGTGCAGATGCCCAGCGTCAAGCTGCCCAAGGTGGACATCAAGGCCCCGCAGGTGGACATCAAGGGGCCCAAGCTGGACCTGAAGGGCGCCAAGGCCGAGGTGGCCGCCCCCGACGTGGAGGTGTCGCTGCCCAGCGTGGAGGTGGACACCCAGGCCCCGGGCGCCAAGCTGGAGGGCGACCTGTCCCTGGGGGACAAGGAGGTGGCCGCCAGAGACAGCAAGTTCAAAATGCCCAAGTTCAAGATGCCGTCCTTCGGCGTGTCGGCGCCCAGCAAGGCCGTCGAGGCCGCCGTGGACGTGTCCCTGCCCAAGGCCCAGGCCGAGGCGACCCTGCCCTCGGTGCAGGCCGACGTCAAGCCCGGTGAGGTCCGCGTGGAGCTGCCCGCGGCCGAGCTGGAGGTCAAGGCCGCCGAGGTGGGCGTCAAGCTGCCGGAGGGCCACCTGCCCGAAGCCGAGCTCAAGGAAGGGGCGGCGGGAGTCGGGATCAAGGCCCACCTGCCCAAGGTGCAGATGCCCAGCGTCAAGCTGCCCAAGGTGGACATCAAGGCCCCGCAGGTGGACATCAAGGGGCCCAAGCTGGACCTGAAGGGCGCCAAGGCCGAGGTGGCCGCCCCCGACGTGGAGGTGTCGCTGCCCAGCGTGGAGGTGGACACCCAGGCCCCGGGCGCCAAGCTGGAGGGCGACCTGTCCCTGGGGGACAAGGAGGTGGCCGCCAGAGACAGCAAGTTCAAAATGCCCAAGTTCAAGATGCCGTCCTTCGGCGTGTCGGCGCCCAGCAAGGCCGTCGAGGCCGCCGTGGACGTGTCCCTGCCCAAGGCCCAGGCCGAGGCGACCCTGCCCTCGGTGCAGGCCGACGTCAAGCCCGGTGAGGTCCGCGTGGAGCTGCCCGCGGCCGAGCTGGAGGTCAAGGCCGCCGAGGTGGGCGTCAAGCTGCCGGAGGGCCACCTGCCCGAAGCCGAGCTCAAGGAAGGGGCGGCGGGAGTCGGGATCAAGGCCCACCTGCCCAAGGTGCAGATGCCCAGCGTCAAGCTGCCCAAGGTGGACATCAAGGCCCCGCAGGTGGACATCAAGGGGCCCAAGCTGGACCTGAAGGGCGCCAAGGCCGAGGTGGCCGCCCCCGACGTGGAGGTGTCGCTGCCCAGCGTGGAGGTGGACACCCAGGCCCCGGGCGCCAAGCTGGAGGGCGACCTGTCCCTGGGGGACAAGGAGGTGGCCGCCAGAGACAGCAAGTTCAAAATGCCCAAGTTCAAGATGCCGTCCTTCGGCGTGTCGGCGCCCAGCAAGGCCGTCGAGGCCGCCGTGGACGTGTCCCTGCCCAAGGCCCAGGCCGAGGCGACCCTGCCCTCGGTGCAGGCCGACGTCAAGCCCGGTGAGGTCCGCGTGGAGCTGCCCGCGGCCGAGCTGGAGGTCAAGGCCGCCGAGGTGGGCGTCAAGCTGCCGGAGGGCCACCTGCCCGAAGCCGAGCTCAAGGAAGGGGCGGCGGGAGTCGGGATCAAGGCCCACCTGCCCAAGGTGCAGATGCCCAGCGTCAAGCTGCCCAAGGTGGACATCAAGGCCCCGCAGGTGGACATCAAGGGGCCCAAGCTGGACCTGAAGGGCGCCAAGGCCGAGGTGGCCGCCCCCGACGTGGAGGTGTCGCTGCCCAGCGTGGAGGTGGACACCCAGGCCCCGGGCGCCAAGCTGGAGGGCGACCTGTCCCTGGGGGACAAGGAGGCGGCCGCCAGAGGCCGCACGTTTAGAACTGAAGATGATGTTAAAATCCATGTCAGGAAACCGCATTTTAAGTTTCCAGCATTGTTTTCTTCACCAGGGAAATCTTTGAGAAGTTCTACCCTTGTTGAAGGTgatcctcagctttctttgccGTCTAGTGTGTCTGATGTGGATCCCGCCTTGCCGGATGTTTCTAGCCATAAACTGTCCCTGCCGTGTCCCCGCGTGGGGTGGCCTGGTACTTCCTCAGGCAGCCTTGATGTCAGCAGTTCTCACGCTGAGTCCTCTGCGGTCCCTCCGGAGGCAGTCACTCTCATCAAGTACCAGATGCCTGTTCCCGACGCCCCACATTTCCCTCCAGAAATCCCCTCGTGTTCCCAGGATGATAGAGAAAGTCCTGCCACTTTGCCGCCTGACGAGAGCTTTCCACGCCCACCTGGTAGTCCTGCCGGCCCTGTGGACCCCCTATTTCTTGCATCTTATGGTCGGGTGACTTTTCCTAAGTTTCATCGACCAAAGTTTGGGTTTTCTAGCCCAGAAGCAGCAGATTCTGCGGTGGATGTTCAGGCTGCCGAGCGCCCCCCTGCCCTGTGCCTCCCCAGCGATGCTCAGGGGCTGGACTCTGCTCGCGGCCTGCCCTTGGCAGATCGCAGCCAAGAGCACGGGTCTGGGGATGTCTCAGCCGGCCTGCCTCATGGTGAGGGGACGGCCCAGTCACCAGGAGACCCCCTCCAGCCGTCGTGCAGAGCTTCAGCTGTGGACGCCCCGACGGAGAGGAGCACAGCCGCGCCGGGGGGCTGGTTCAGGATGCCCGCCCTCCACTTGCCCATCATCCGGCGCCCCGCCAGGGAGAAGGGGATGCCTGGGGCACCGAGTCCCACGCCTGCTGCCCATGCATTGGGGGAAGAAGGGCCAGCTCTCATCAAGGCTCAGGGGCCTCTGGGGTCAGAGGTGGAGGCGCCTGAGCCCCTGGAGCCAGCTGAGAAGAGCACGTCCCATGCAGGCGTGCTAAAGATAAACCTAGATGGCAGAGGCTCAACACCGcacctgcctcctccaggggcacCCCCTGCGGGCCTGTCCACTTCTGAGGTCAGGGTCCGCCCGGGCGAAGGCTCCCTTCCACTTCAGATGCCCAGCGGGGCACTTTTGGAAACCGAAGCTCCTCCTGCTGGGCCTGCAGGCCTGGACCTCgccaggggagaggggaggacggAGAGATGGTCCTCCCAACCTGAAGGCCCCGTTAAACTGAAGGTGTCCAGCACCGACGGGCCATCCCAGGTTTCTGTGGTCAGCGTGGGTCAGCCCTGGGAGGGCTCCGTGGTAACTGTCAAACTGCCGAGGCTGAGCATGCCGAGGTTCGCCTTCCCTGACCCCGGATCGGAGGCAGACGTCTTCATCCCCGCTGTGCGGGAGGTGCAGTGCACAGGGAGCAGCCTGGATGACGCCTTGCGCACAGAGAGCGTGGGAGCTTGGGGTGCCAGCATCCTGAAGGCCGGCCCTGGGACCCCCAGGGAGCAGCCTGTGGCCTTTGACCTCTCCCCGGAAGCTTCCAGGGTCCGAGTGCACATTCACGGCGCTCGGGGAGAGGGCACCAGGGTCGGCATACATGGCGGGGTGATGGCAGAGCCAGCCGACCCCTCGGGACCCGAGGCCGTTTCCACCCAGATTGTGCGGGAATCAGAGATCCCTGCGTCCGAGATCCAAACGGCTTCCTATGGATTTTCATTGCTGAAAGTGAAGATCCCTGAGCCCCCCACGCAGGGGAGGGTCCAAGACTCCCGACTGACAGGGGGTTTGCAGGAGGCTTCTGAAGACACTGCCCCTGGAACAGACCCTGTTTCTGGAGACCTGCAGCCAGACACCGGAGAACCATTTGAAGTGATCTCGTCCGGTGTCAGCATACCCAGAGGGCCAGCACTCACCACCAACCTGTACTCTGGCCACCCGGGTACGGAGAGCTGCTCTGACGAGGAGCCCGCAGAGATCCTCGAATTTCCCCCAGAAGAGGACAGCGAGGAGGCAGCCGCGGGCCTGGCCGAAGGAGACCAGGCTCCAAAAGAGAAGCCAGAAGGTAAGAGGTCTTCCGGTCTGTTCCGGTTTTGGCTTCCCAGCATcggtttctcttcttcctccgaAGAGACAGGTGCCGACTCCAAAGATGAAGCCCACGGACCAGCCCCCGCCCAGACCCCGCCTGAGGCAGAGCCTCCCAAGAAACCCGAGAAGGCCGGCTGGTTCCGATTTCCCAAATTAGggttctcctcctcccccaccaagAAAAGCAAGAGCTCGGAGGAAGAGGCGGCTCCGGCAGAGCAAAAGCTCCAGGAAGAAGCCGCCACCTTCTTTGATGCCCACGAGAGCTTCTCCCCCGAGGACAGGGAGGAGACGGTGCCGGGCGCTGGGGCCATGGTCACATCCAGGGCCAGGACGGAGCTCATCCTGCTGGAGCCGGACCCGGGGGCCCTGGTCGAGCCTGCGCCTGGGCCCGCTGCCCAGTGA